The following are encoded in a window of Qipengyuania soli genomic DNA:
- a CDS encoding NAD-dependent epimerase/dehydratase family protein: MTIAMTGATGFVGQAVLDAAGQREAALRALTRRAQPARENVAWVEGGLGDADALAGLCEGADAVIHVAGLTNTPDPAEFEEANVAGTARMIEAAKATKTRRFVFVSSLSAREPGLSAYGASKARAEELVEASGLDWTIVRPPGVYGPRDVDYLEMFRTAKLGIVPLPPRGASSIIHVEDLARLLLDLVDATPALVRRHMFEPDDGREGGWSHKELADAIGRAVGRNVFAPHLPKGLMMAGARIDRLLRGDKARLTPDRVGYMAHPNWVARSSKKVPAAVWEPHIEGEEGLARTAQWYRSQGLL; encoded by the coding sequence GTGACCATCGCGATGACCGGCGCGACCGGCTTCGTCGGGCAGGCCGTACTCGATGCTGCCGGGCAGCGTGAAGCCGCGCTCCGTGCGCTGACCCGCCGTGCCCAACCCGCTCGCGAGAATGTCGCATGGGTCGAAGGCGGCCTCGGCGACGCCGATGCGCTCGCCGGATTGTGCGAAGGCGCCGATGCGGTGATTCACGTTGCCGGCCTCACCAATACCCCCGATCCCGCCGAGTTCGAGGAAGCCAATGTTGCCGGGACCGCGCGCATGATCGAGGCTGCGAAGGCCACGAAGACCCGCCGGTTCGTTTTCGTTTCCTCGCTTTCAGCACGCGAGCCCGGCCTGTCGGCCTATGGCGCATCAAAGGCCAGGGCCGAGGAACTGGTGGAGGCGAGCGGTCTCGACTGGACGATCGTCCGCCCTCCGGGCGTCTACGGCCCGCGAGACGTCGACTATCTCGAGATGTTCCGCACCGCGAAACTGGGCATCGTTCCCCTGCCGCCGCGCGGAGCGAGTTCGATCATCCATGTCGAGGATCTGGCGCGCCTGCTGCTCGACCTCGTCGATGCCACCCCTGCCCTTGTCCGCCGCCACATGTTCGAGCCCGACGACGGGCGCGAGGGAGGCTGGTCGCACAAGGAACTGGCCGACGCGATCGGCAGGGCCGTCGGCCGCAATGTGTTCGCGCCGCACCTGCCCAAGGGGTTGATGATGGCCGGAGCACGGATCGACCGCCTGTTGCGCGGAGACAAGGCCCGGCTGACGCCCGACCGCGTGGGCTACATGGCGCACCCCAACTGGGTCGCGCGATCCTCGAAAAAGGTCCCCGCAGCGGTTTGGGAACCGCACATAGAGGGTGAAGAGGGACTGGCCCGCACGGCCCAGTGGTACCGTTCGCAAGGCCTGCTCTGA
- a CDS encoding DUF2849 domain-containing protein, whose product MRLLTGNDLKTGAVVWWTGVDWSIHVEDAVNVAANEDEIARREEATRRVNAPYAIDAEMRNGHPRPLHIKDRVRALGPTVRPDLTLKPAEPDIGNWVI is encoded by the coding sequence ATGAGGCTTCTGACCGGAAACGACCTCAAGACCGGCGCGGTGGTCTGGTGGACCGGCGTCGACTGGTCGATCCACGTCGAGGACGCGGTGAATGTCGCCGCGAACGAGGACGAGATCGCCCGGCGCGAGGAAGCGACGCGCCGCGTCAATGCACCCTATGCGATCGATGCCGAGATGCGCAACGGCCACCCGCGCCCGCTTCATATCAAGGACCGCGTCCGGGCATTGGGCCCGACAGTGCGGCCCGACCTGACCCTCAAGCCCGCCGAACCCGATATCGGCAACTGGGTGATCTGA
- the proB gene encoding glutamate 5-kinase: MKAIAALPDLRHARRLVVKVGSALLVEQGKPRTEWLATLAAEIAELRKTSEVIVVSSGAIALGAAKLKLPKGGRGSLADAQAAASVGQVELARLWSDALGHHDITAAQMLVTIGDLEDRRRYLNASATLARLIEAGAIPVVNENDSVATEEIRFGDNDRLAARVAQAAGADAVMLLSDVDGLYDRDPRQPGAELIERVEGVTPEVIAMASEESSSGLGSGGMLAKLQAARIAERAGIALAIVNGTYPSPVSRALDTPVGTLFVPQADASARKAWLGGRLAPSGVVTVDAGCVAALEKGASLLAAGMTEIEGEFARGDLVAIHGPKGERLGQGLVEYTSAECRSILGLKQDQQAQKLGYAPRAAVVHRDHMVHT; encoded by the coding sequence GTGAAAGCCATTGCCGCCCTGCCCGACCTGCGCCACGCGCGCCGCCTTGTCGTCAAGGTCGGCTCGGCACTGCTTGTCGAACAGGGAAAGCCGCGCACGGAATGGCTGGCGACGCTGGCTGCGGAAATCGCGGAATTGCGCAAGACATCCGAAGTGATTGTCGTATCCTCGGGCGCGATTGCGCTCGGCGCGGCGAAGCTGAAGCTGCCCAAGGGCGGGCGCGGGAGCCTTGCCGACGCGCAGGCGGCAGCATCGGTCGGACAGGTCGAACTGGCGCGCCTGTGGTCCGATGCGCTGGGACATCATGACATCACCGCCGCGCAGATGCTGGTGACCATCGGCGACCTCGAGGACCGCCGCCGCTATCTCAACGCCTCGGCCACGCTGGCGCGACTGATCGAGGCGGGTGCGATACCCGTGGTCAACGAAAACGACAGCGTCGCGACCGAGGAGATCCGTTTCGGCGACAACGACCGTCTTGCCGCCCGCGTTGCGCAGGCGGCAGGCGCCGATGCGGTCATGCTGCTTAGCGACGTCGATGGCCTCTACGATCGCGATCCACGCCAGCCCGGAGCCGAACTGATCGAGCGGGTCGAGGGCGTCACACCCGAAGTCATCGCGATGGCCAGCGAGGAATCCTCGTCCGGCCTCGGATCGGGCGGGATGCTGGCCAAGCTGCAGGCCGCGCGCATTGCCGAGCGCGCCGGGATCGCTCTCGCCATAGTCAACGGCACCTACCCCTCACCGGTTTCGCGGGCGCTAGACACGCCCGTCGGCACGCTGTTCGTGCCGCAGGCCGATGCCAGCGCACGCAAGGCATGGTTGGGCGGCCGCCTTGCCCCTTCCGGTGTCGTGACCGTCGACGCAGGCTGTGTCGCTGCGCTCGAAAAGGGCGCAAGCCTGCTCGCCGCCGGCATGACTGAAATCGAGGGCGAGTTCGCACGCGGGGATCTCGTCGCGATCCATGGTCCCAAGGGCGAAAGGCTGGGCCAGGGCCTGGTCGAATATACCTCTGCCGAGTGCCGCAGCATCCTCGGCCTCAAGCAGGACCAGCAGGCTCAGAAGCTCGGTTACGCCCCCCGCGCCGCGGTCGTCCATCGCGACCACATGGTGCATACGTGA
- a CDS encoding anti-sigma factor family protein: MTISREEIAAFADGELSPERQAVVAAAVAADPDLAAQVEAHRALKAQLAAHFAPIAEQPVPDHLAAMLRPKEAEVVDFAAARERVEARRRLPRWAIYAGPALAASLALALFLPRGGSDELDPQLLAALDDQLVSEQPSDAETRILLSFRNREDEFCRAYSVPGRSAIACRTTDGWQDRAEVEYSPGSSTDYRQASTNPIFEQVQEMATGPALDAEQEASARSSGWR; this comes from the coding sequence ATGACTATTTCCCGCGAAGAGATTGCCGCCTTCGCCGATGGCGAGCTTTCGCCCGAGCGGCAGGCAGTGGTGGCGGCTGCGGTGGCAGCCGATCCGGACCTCGCCGCACAGGTCGAGGCGCATCGTGCGCTGAAGGCGCAGCTAGCGGCGCATTTCGCGCCTATTGCCGAGCAGCCGGTGCCCGATCATCTCGCCGCAATGCTCAGGCCGAAAGAGGCGGAGGTCGTCGATTTCGCGGCTGCACGCGAACGGGTGGAGGCCAGGCGCCGCCTGCCGCGCTGGGCGATCTATGCGGGGCCCGCGCTTGCCGCATCGCTGGCCTTGGCCCTGTTCCTGCCGCGCGGTGGGTCGGACGAGCTCGATCCGCAGCTCCTGGCCGCGCTCGACGACCAGCTGGTTTCGGAACAGCCGAGCGATGCCGAGACACGCATCCTTCTTTCCTTCCGCAATCGGGAGGACGAGTTCTGCCGCGCCTACAGCGTCCCGGGCCGCTCAGCGATCGCATGCCGGACGACCGATGGATGGCAGGATCGCGCCGAGGTCGAATATTCCCCCGGCAGCTCCACGGACTACCGCCAGGCCAGCACTAATCCGATCTTCGAGCAGGTGCAGGAAATGGCGACAGGACCCGCTCTCGACGCAGAACAGGAAGCCTCCGCGCGCAGTTCAGGCTGGCGCTAA
- a CDS encoding DUF934 domain-containing protein, whose protein sequence is MAEPLRYRDDEPVDHPAVTVDSFLEQTNANAVRIEPGDDARDLLPHLDRLALVEVNFPAFGDGRGYSSARILREAGFTGELRAVGDVLVDQIAYMRRCGFDAFEPDKQLDMGDVEAAFARWPEVYQPTVDGRTPIWAKRHA, encoded by the coding sequence ATGGCTGAGCCGCTGCGTTATCGCGACGACGAGCCCGTCGACCACCCGGCGGTTACCGTCGATTCCTTCCTCGAGCAGACCAATGCCAATGCGGTGCGGATCGAACCGGGCGACGATGCCCGCGATCTTCTCCCGCATCTCGACAGGCTGGCACTGGTCGAGGTCAATTTCCCCGCCTTCGGAGACGGACGCGGCTATTCTTCGGCCCGGATCCTGCGCGAGGCCGGCTTCACGGGCGAACTGCGCGCCGTGGGTGACGTGCTGGTCGACCAGATCGCCTATATGCGCCGCTGCGGCTTCGATGCCTTCGAGCCCGACAAGCAGCTGGACATGGGCGATGTCGAGGCTGCCTTCGCGCGCTGGCCGGAAGTCTATCAGCCGACGGTCGACGGCCGGACGCCGATCTGGGCGAAACGCCACGCATGA
- a CDS encoding S8 family serine peptidase: MNRIILIPALAASLAAPLAAQVALPGVSLPRVGDVLRPVTDTLEDTTRVATDLARDRLRMIDRLVRANRDIIERDAAGEPARKGELLVMDAAADRLVEAEKLGFIVIERDDIDDLGISVTRMRTPRGMSLAKAQALLSATLPDAIISADNLHFQSGRGSGVATQFAAAAGGTASSAEVGMIDGASGASVPVIATRGFASGAPYPSHHGSAIASLLRSAGVARVRVADVYGTDKAGGNALAIARGLGWLVGQGSDVVTISLVGPRNPVLERAIAAARRKGVVVVAAVGNDGPAAPPAYPASYDGVVAVTAVDGKRRALIEAGKALHLDYAAPGADISGLNAKGKRITLRGTSFATPLVAARIARAGTGNWRDALDKEAIDLGRKGVDDTYGRGLVCAPCKGR, encoded by the coding sequence ATGAACCGCATTATCCTCATCCCCGCGCTGGCCGCGAGCCTCGCCGCGCCGCTGGCCGCACAGGTCGCGCTGCCCGGAGTGTCGCTGCCGCGCGTGGGGGATGTGCTGCGTCCCGTTACCGATACGCTCGAGGACACGACGCGCGTTGCAACCGACCTCGCACGCGACCGCCTGCGGATGATCGACCGGCTGGTGCGCGCCAATCGCGACATTATCGAACGCGACGCGGCGGGCGAACCCGCACGCAAGGGCGAATTGCTGGTGATGGATGCCGCAGCGGATCGACTGGTCGAGGCGGAGAAGCTTGGTTTTATCGTGATCGAGCGCGACGACATCGACGATCTTGGGATCAGTGTAACGCGTATGCGGACGCCGCGGGGCATGTCGCTCGCCAAGGCGCAGGCCTTGCTCTCCGCAACATTGCCCGATGCGATCATAAGCGCGGACAATCTTCACTTCCAGTCGGGTCGCGGCTCGGGCGTGGCGACGCAATTTGCGGCAGCCGCCGGCGGCACCGCCTCCTCTGCCGAAGTCGGGATGATCGACGGGGCTAGCGGGGCATCTGTCCCGGTGATCGCGACCAGGGGTTTTGCATCCGGTGCGCCTTATCCGAGCCACCATGGCAGCGCGATCGCATCGCTGCTGCGCTCGGCAGGCGTCGCAAGGGTTCGCGTGGCCGATGTCTACGGGACCGACAAGGCGGGCGGCAATGCACTGGCTATCGCGCGCGGCCTCGGCTGGCTGGTCGGGCAGGGCAGCGATGTCGTCACCATCAGCCTGGTCGGACCGCGCAATCCGGTGCTCGAACGCGCCATTGCCGCCGCTCGGCGCAAGGGCGTGGTGGTAGTCGCTGCGGTGGGCAATGACGGCCCTGCAGCGCCTCCGGCCTACCCGGCGAGCTACGACGGCGTGGTTGCGGTCACGGCGGTCGACGGCAAGCGCCGCGCGCTGATCGAGGCGGGCAAGGCGCTGCATCTGGACTATGCCGCCCCGGGCGCGGATATCTCCGGGCTCAATGCAAAGGGCAAGCGCATCACCTTGCGCGGAACGTCCTTTGCAACCCCTCTCGTGGCAGCGCGGATCGCCCGTGCGGGTACAGGCAACTGGCGAGATGCCCTGGACAAGGAGGCGATCGACCTCGGCCGCAAGGGGGTGGACGACACCTATGGGCGCGGCCTCGTCTGCGCCCCCTGCAAGGGTCGCTAG
- the cobA gene encoding uroporphyrinogen-III C-methyltransferase — MAQTGTIHLVGAGPGDPELLTIRAARLIERAGIIVHDGLVDPAILALARPDAELISVAKQRSKHTMQQEDINALLVSIARSGEDVVRLKGGDPFVFGRGGEEAEAARAAGVPVEVVPGISAANGAAAAAQIALTHRDASSIVSFVAGQCKGLKDQDWAGLAGKGRTLVIYMGVKTAPQIAEKLMEDGLAPDMPVAVIENGTRPEMRVLRGLLAGLPELVENEKVVSPALIVIGEVTARDDMTLAMTAQEVAR; from the coding sequence ATGGCACAGACCGGAACAATTCATCTCGTCGGCGCAGGCCCGGGCGATCCCGAGCTCCTGACGATCCGCGCCGCGCGGCTGATCGAGCGCGCAGGCATTATCGTGCATGACGGGCTGGTCGATCCGGCCATCCTTGCGCTGGCCCGCCCCGACGCCGAACTGATCTCGGTTGCCAAGCAGCGGTCGAAGCACACGATGCAGCAGGAGGACATCAATGCCCTGCTCGTCAGCATTGCGCGCTCGGGCGAAGACGTGGTCCGGTTGAAGGGCGGCGATCCCTTCGTTTTCGGGCGCGGCGGCGAGGAAGCGGAAGCTGCCCGCGCGGCCGGCGTCCCGGTCGAGGTCGTCCCCGGCATCAGCGCTGCCAATGGCGCGGCAGCGGCCGCCCAGATCGCGCTGACCCACCGCGATGCCTCGAGCATCGTCAGCTTCGTCGCCGGCCAGTGCAAGGGCCTCAAGGACCAGGATTGGGCCGGCCTTGCCGGCAAGGGCCGGACGCTGGTGATCTACATGGGCGTCAAGACCGCACCGCAGATCGCCGAGAAGCTGATGGAGGACGGGCTTGCGCCCGACATGCCGGTGGCGGTGATCGAGAACGGCACGCGGCCCGAAATGCGCGTCCTGCGCGGCCTGCTCGCCGGTCTTCCCGAACTGGTGGAGAATGAAAAGGTCGTCAGCCCGGCGTTGATCGTGATCGGCGAAGTGACCGCGCGCGACGACATGACCCTCGCAATGACAGCACAGGAGGTGGCCCGATGA
- a CDS encoding RNA polymerase sigma factor codes for MDETGGVIRLIPRKAKTLSTSFEQDLLALLPRLRRFAVGLCGNPADGDDLCQMSLERALANRSKWQEGTRLDSWMYRVMRNIWIDEGRATTRRRETFVHEDAGLSVGGDGAQEHAVELSMVDRAMQKLPDDQREAVLLVMVEGYAYKEAAEIVGCPVGTLNSRLVRGRDALLELLGEAQ; via the coding sequence ATGGATGAAACGGGCGGGGTCATCCGTTTAATCCCTCGGAAGGCAAAGACGCTGAGCACATCGTTCGAGCAGGACCTGCTGGCACTCTTGCCCCGGCTGCGACGTTTCGCGGTCGGGCTGTGCGGCAATCCTGCCGACGGTGACGATCTTTGCCAGATGAGCCTCGAGCGCGCGCTCGCCAACCGGTCCAAGTGGCAGGAAGGCACGCGGCTCGACAGTTGGATGTACCGCGTGATGCGCAATATCTGGATCGACGAAGGCCGGGCGACGACCCGCCGCCGCGAGACCTTCGTGCACGAGGACGCAGGCCTCTCGGTTGGAGGTGACGGTGCGCAGGAGCATGCCGTGGAGCTTTCGATGGTCGATCGGGCGATGCAGAAGCTGCCCGATGACCAGCGCGAGGCCGTGCTGCTCGTCATGGTCGAAGGCTATGCCTACAAGGAAGCGGCGGAAATCGTCGGCTGCCCGGTGGGCACGCTCAACTCGCGCCTGGTGCGCGGACGCGATGCCCTGCTCGAATTGCTGGGAGAGGCCCAATGA
- a CDS encoding phosphoadenylyl-sulfate reductase: MNEIRAIDRIDTGPRFSEHDAVRLNRMFRGTETEDWLRAVIEGSLVGDMAIVSSFGAESAVLLHLLSEIDPNIPVLFLETGKHFPETLAYRDELAERLGLNIVNLYPEIADLQARDESGLRWSYDPDGCCELRKVKPLEKALARFDASFTGRKAFQSSTRANLPRFEIDTSDAQGRLKINPLIDWSADDIAAYFSAHDLPRHPLVEQGFPSIGCSPCTRPVAEGEDPRAGRWAGWDKVECGIHKPGEEPFL, encoded by the coding sequence ATGAACGAAATCCGCGCCATCGACCGGATCGACACGGGACCGCGCTTCAGCGAGCACGACGCCGTGCGCCTGAACCGCATGTTTCGTGGCACGGAAACGGAAGACTGGCTGCGTGCGGTTATCGAAGGGTCGCTCGTCGGAGACATGGCGATCGTTTCGAGTTTCGGCGCGGAAAGCGCCGTGCTGTTGCATCTCCTCTCCGAGATCGATCCGAACATCCCGGTGCTCTTCCTCGAGACCGGCAAGCACTTCCCAGAAACGCTCGCCTATCGTGACGAACTGGCCGAGCGGCTGGGGCTGAACATCGTCAACCTCTACCCCGAGATCGCCGACCTGCAGGCGCGCGACGAAAGCGGGCTGCGCTGGTCCTACGATCCCGACGGCTGCTGCGAATTGCGCAAGGTGAAGCCGCTCGAAAAGGCGCTGGCGCGCTTCGATGCTAGCTTTACGGGTCGCAAGGCCTTCCAGTCATCTACCCGCGCGAACCTGCCCCGCTTCGAGATCGATACTTCCGACGCGCAGGGAAGGCTCAAGATCAATCCGTTGATCGACTGGTCGGCCGACGATATTGCCGCCTATTTCTCGGCCCATGACCTGCCGCGCCACCCGCTGGTCGAACAGGGCTTCCCCTCGATCGGCTGCTCGCCCTGCACGCGTCCCGTGGCCGAGGGCGAAGACCCGCGTGCCGGACGCTGGGCCGGCTGGGACAAGGTCGAATGCGGCATTCACAAGCCGGGCGAGGAACCGTTCCTCTAG
- the obgE gene encoding GTPase ObgE → MHFLDQAKIYLKSGAGGPGAVSFRREKYVEYGGPDGGNGGKGGDIVFEAVQGLNTLIDFRYSQHFKAQRGGHGMGKDRYGAGAPDLVIPVPVGTQILSEDKEEVLADFTEVGQRIVFLEGGMGGRGNASYKTSTNRAPRQHQPGMPGEEMWVWLRLKLLADVGLLGLPNAGKSTFINQVSNAKAKVGAYAFTTLVPKLGVVTHKGREFVLADIPGLIEGAAEGAGIGDRFLGHIERCRVLIHLIDISGVDPVEAMQIVEGELEAYGAGLDDKPRLVALNKMDLADKELGEGFAEELIAAGATKVFRVSGATGEGIEDLLDAVLGYLPDRTATETQEAEVEDEGEAPDWSPI, encoded by the coding sequence ATGCATTTTCTCGACCAGGCCAAGATCTATCTCAAATCGGGCGCAGGCGGCCCGGGCGCCGTCAGTTTCCGGCGCGAAAAGTATGTCGAATACGGCGGACCCGACGGCGGCAACGGCGGCAAGGGCGGCGATATCGTGTTCGAAGCTGTCCAGGGCCTCAACACGCTCATCGACTTTCGCTATTCACAGCATTTCAAGGCGCAGCGCGGCGGCCATGGCATGGGCAAGGACCGCTATGGCGCAGGCGCCCCCGACCTGGTGATCCCGGTCCCGGTCGGCACGCAAATCCTGTCCGAAGACAAGGAAGAGGTGCTGGCGGACTTCACCGAGGTAGGCCAGCGCATCGTCTTCCTCGAAGGGGGCATGGGCGGTCGCGGCAATGCCAGCTACAAGACCAGCACCAACCGCGCACCGCGCCAGCACCAGCCGGGCATGCCGGGCGAGGAGATGTGGGTCTGGCTGCGACTGAAGCTGCTTGCCGACGTGGGCCTGCTGGGCCTGCCCAATGCGGGCAAGTCGACCTTCATAAACCAGGTTTCGAACGCCAAGGCCAAGGTCGGCGCTTACGCCTTTACCACCCTCGTGCCCAAGCTGGGCGTGGTGACGCACAAGGGACGCGAGTTCGTCCTCGCCGACATTCCCGGCCTGATCGAAGGCGCTGCCGAGGGCGCAGGCATCGGTGACCGGTTCCTCGGCCATATCGAACGCTGCCGCGTGCTGATCCACCTCATCGACATTTCGGGCGTCGATCCGGTCGAGGCTATGCAGATCGTCGAAGGCGAGCTCGAGGCCTACGGCGCAGGCCTCGACGACAAGCCGCGGCTCGTCGCGCTCAACAAGATGGACCTCGCCGACAAGGAACTGGGCGAAGGCTTCGCCGAGGAACTGATCGCGGCAGGCGCGACCAAGGTGTTCCGCGTTTCCGGCGCCACCGGTGAGGGGATCGAGGACCTTCTCGATGCCGTGCTCGGCTACCTCCCCGACCGCACCGCGACCGAAACGCAGGAAGCCGAGGTCGAGGACGAGGGCGAGGCGCCCGACTGGTCGCCGATCTGA
- a CDS encoding nitrite/sulfite reductase gives MYKYDQYDQAMVDARVEEFRDQVRRRLDGKITEDQFKPLRLMNGLYLQLHAYMLRVAIPYGTLDSRQMHALADIADKYDRGYGHFTTRQNIQYNWIKLEDAGDILADLAKVEMHAIQTSGNCIRNISSDHFAGAAADEVVDPRPYAELLRQWSSFHPEFSYLPRKFKIAVIASERDRAAMRLHDIGINIVRNDAEELGAAFYVGGGMGRTPMVAPCINPFVPLDQLVTYAEACLRVYNRYGRRDNKYKARIKILVHELGAEEYTRQVEEEFAHLLTQGVEPPLAELERIRGYFEDPLFADASGDAIDRSDPDFALWVDRNTVPHKAAGYVSAVISLKPVGGIPGDASAQQMHLMADLARDYSFDEMRVMHTQNIVLPHVRKADLHALWTALDEAGLGSPNLDTVEDIIACPGLDYCSLANARSIPVAQKISERFAANGKTRTLGELKLKISGCINACGHHHAGHIGILGVDRKGVENYQLLLGGSEAEDTSLAKITGPGFDENGIVDAVETVTTVYERERHDGERFLDTYRRIGMDPFKEALYG, from the coding sequence ATGTACAAGTACGACCAATACGACCAGGCGATGGTCGATGCGCGCGTGGAGGAATTCCGCGACCAGGTGCGTCGCCGCCTCGATGGCAAGATAACCGAGGACCAGTTCAAGCCGCTGCGGCTCATGAACGGGCTTTACCTCCAGCTCCACGCCTACATGCTGCGCGTCGCCATTCCCTATGGCACCCTCGACAGCCGCCAGATGCATGCCCTGGCGGACATCGCGGACAAGTACGACCGCGGATATGGCCACTTCACCACGCGCCAGAACATTCAGTACAACTGGATCAAGCTGGAGGACGCTGGCGACATCCTCGCCGATCTCGCCAAGGTCGAGATGCACGCCATCCAGACCAGCGGCAACTGCATCCGCAACATCTCTTCGGACCATTTCGCCGGAGCCGCCGCCGACGAGGTCGTCGATCCGCGCCCCTATGCCGAACTTCTGCGCCAGTGGTCGAGCTTCCATCCGGAATTCAGCTACCTGCCGCGCAAGTTCAAGATCGCGGTCATCGCCAGCGAGCGCGACCGTGCAGCCATGCGGCTGCACGATATCGGCATCAACATCGTCAGGAATGACGCGGAGGAACTGGGTGCGGCCTTCTATGTCGGGGGTGGCATGGGCCGCACGCCGATGGTGGCGCCGTGCATCAACCCCTTCGTTCCGCTCGACCAGCTCGTGACCTATGCCGAGGCGTGCCTCAGGGTCTACAACCGCTACGGCAGGCGCGACAACAAGTACAAGGCGCGCATCAAGATCCTCGTCCACGAACTGGGCGCGGAGGAATATACCCGCCAGGTCGAGGAAGAATTCGCGCACCTGCTGACGCAGGGTGTCGAGCCGCCTCTGGCTGAACTCGAACGCATCAGGGGCTATTTCGAGGACCCGTTGTTTGCCGATGCGAGCGGCGACGCGATCGACCGTTCTGACCCCGATTTCGCCCTCTGGGTGGATCGCAACACCGTGCCGCACAAGGCCGCCGGATACGTCTCCGCCGTAATCAGCCTGAAGCCGGTGGGCGGCATTCCGGGCGATGCGAGCGCCCAGCAGATGCACCTGATGGCCGACCTCGCCCGCGACTACAGCTTCGACGAAATGCGCGTCATGCATACGCAGAACATCGTCCTCCCGCACGTCCGCAAGGCCGATCTCCACGCGCTGTGGACCGCGCTCGACGAAGCGGGGCTGGGCAGTCCAAACCTCGACACGGTCGAAGACATTATCGCCTGCCCGGGTCTCGATTATTGCAGTCTCGCCAACGCCCGCTCGATCCCCGTGGCGCAGAAAATATCGGAGCGCTTTGCCGCGAACGGCAAGACCCGGACCCTGGGCGAACTCAAGCTGAAGATTTCCGGCTGCATCAATGCCTGCGGGCACCATCACGCGGGCCACATCGGCATCCTCGGCGTCGACCGCAAGGGGGTGGAGAACTACCAGCTCCTCCTCGGCGGCAGCGAGGCGGAAGATACCAGTCTCGCCAAGATCACCGGACCCGGTTTCGACGAGAACGGCATCGTCGATGCGGTCGAAACCGTCACCACCGTCTACGAACGCGAGCGTCATGATGGCGAGCGCTTCCTCGACACCTATCGCCGGATCGGAATGGATCCCTTCAAGGAGGCGCTCTATGGCTGA